The Edaphobacter flagellatus sequence ACAGCCATATCCTCCACTCTATCAGCGACATCCCCTAGTTCCCACGAGGGTGTCATTTCAAGCGAAGCGTGGAAGCACCTCTCTCCACCCCTTCACAGAAGGGTCATCATCCCGAGCGAAGCGCAGCCGCGAAGCCGACGATCTCCGATTTGACCCGACGCCAGCGAAGCCCCCCTAAACCCAACCCCTGCAACACCCCCAAATACCCCTGAATCCCCATTCACCTTTATGCAACAAAACCTCGCCCCTCGTGTCTAATATGTGTGAGTGCCTGATCCGCAATAGCTAGCGGGCAGGAACCTCAGCCGGGCGGTCCTCGAAGCCCCGTTTCGTTCGGGCTAAACGAAGGATCGATTGGCAAAGGAAGGCAATGAACCTCTTCCGTCCATTCCGCAAAGCTGGTCAGTTCTTTGGCGCCGCCGCTCTCGCCGGTGCTCTGTTGCTCGCAACTCCCGCTGTGTCGCATGCGCGCGTCTTTGTCTCTGTAGCAATCGCACCGCCGGCAATCCCTGTCTACGCACAGCCCGTCATGCCTGGGGATGGATACATCTGGACTCCCGGTTACTGGGCCTGGACCGGCGACGGCTACGAATGGGTCGACGGAGCCTGGGTGCTCCCGCCCTACACCGGTGCTCTCTGGACTCCCGGCTACTGGGGCTATGGCCCTGGCGGCTACTTCTGGAACGCCGGCTACTGGGGACCGACCGTCGGCTACTACGGTGGCATTAACTACGGCTTCGGCTACTTCGGCATAGGCTTCTACGGCGGATACTGGGGTGGCGGACACTTCTGGTACAACCGCTGCTACAACCACTTTGGCCCCGGATGGAAGAGTGGCTACGCCTATAACCGCCCCTATGGCGGACACTTCGACGGACGCCCCGGTGGTGCAAGCTGGGCCAACCGCGGCAATAACTTCGCCGGCAATCGCGGCTCCTACTACAACAGCCGCGGCAACAGCTTCGCCGAGGGCAATCGCAACGGCTTCAACCAGGGCCGCGGCGTCATGCAGACCTCGTACAACAACAATCGTGGAAGCTTCGGCAACAACGGCAACTTCGGTTGGAAGAACGGGCAGTCGCAGCAGCAGGGTGTAAATCGCTTCAACGGAACCCAGGGCTCGGCACACAACTTCGTCCAGATGCCGAACCAGGGCGCCCGCAACTACGCTGCACCGTCGCAGAGCTATAACCGTAGCTACTCGGCTCCGCAACAGAGCTTCAACCGCGGCGGAGGCAACTTCGGCGGATCAGCTCCCCGTGGTGGCTTCGGCGGTGGAAACTTCGGCGGCGGCTCCCGTGGCGGAAGCTTCGGTGGTGGCGGCGGCTTCCACGGCGGTGGCGGTGGTGGCTTCCATGGCGGCGGAGGACATCGCTAATCCTCACACCTCCAACCAGAATCGACGTTAGCAAAGTGGGCCGGGAATAACATCTCCCGGCCCACTACTTTTGCACCCACGCCACCAGGTGTCAGGGCGAGCGCCCACTCTATAGCTCACCAAAGCGGGGCCTTCTCCCAGCCACGAAAGCGGGTGCCCCATCTTCGCTCGCGCAGCGAGCAAGGTGGGATCGCCCAAAAGCCCCTCCTCGCCCACTAAAAACGGTGCCCCTTCATAACGCCCCAACAGGTGCGGATGGCGAGCCTTCATCCATGGAGCACCAAAGCGAATGCCCTCTCTCCGCCACCAAAACAGGTAACCCCATGGCGCAGCTTCATCGCGACATGGGGGGAGTGAGCCATTCGCACAAAAGCACGAACCGCCTCCAGGTACGCCAAGCCTTCAGGCTTGGCCCTCAATCCAGCCGCCGCGAAGCGGCCCCCGCTCTGCCGAAGGCCGGAGTGAAGCCGAAGGCGAAACGACCCCAGCCAACTGGAGCGAAAACGCCTGTCAAGCCCCCAGAAACCACAACTCTCTCATTCCAAAGCAAATAAACCTCAAAAAATCTGCCGATTAGTTTCCCTCACTTAGCTACACTTAAATCAGCAAACAAAAGCCCCGGTCCAAAAGGATCGGGGCTAACTCTTTATAAATCAATATTTTGACACCCAACCCACATCAAATGAATATTTTAGCCTGTGCAAATCGCACAACCACAACAAAATAGAGCTTTTACGAAAAACACAGGGGGGAGGGGGCTTATCGGGCGAGTCCAGCCACTATCTGCCCGATCTCCGCCACCGCATGGGGATGTGCCAGCGCCCTCGCGCGCGAGCCCATCTCAGCCCGCCGCGCATCATCACTCAGCAGGCCGGTCAGCGTCGCCAGCAGACGCTCCTCCGTCAGCTCCGCCTCGACGATCATCGCTGCCGCTCCAGCAGCCACAAACGCTTCCGCATTCTTCCGCTGGTGATCATCCGCCGCCTGAGGAAAAGGAACCAGCACCGCCGCTCGCCCCGCAGCCGCAACCTCAGCCACCGAGCTCGCGCCGCTGCGGCACAAAATCAGATCGGCCGCGGCAAACTGCGCAGCCATGTCGTCCAGGTACATCGTGACCTCGACTCCAGCCAGCGACACATCAAGCGCATTGTACGCAGCCAGCGTCGTCGCT is a genomic window containing:
- a CDS encoding YXWGXW repeat-containing protein, giving the protein MNLFRPFRKAGQFFGAAALAGALLLATPAVSHARVFVSVAIAPPAIPVYAQPVMPGDGYIWTPGYWAWTGDGYEWVDGAWVLPPYTGALWTPGYWGYGPGGYFWNAGYWGPTVGYYGGINYGFGYFGIGFYGGYWGGGHFWYNRCYNHFGPGWKSGYAYNRPYGGHFDGRPGGASWANRGNNFAGNRGSYYNSRGNSFAEGNRNGFNQGRGVMQTSYNNNRGSFGNNGNFGWKNGQSQQQGVNRFNGTQGSAHNFVQMPNQGARNYAAPSQSYNRSYSAPQQSFNRGGGNFGGSAPRGGFGGGNFGGGSRGGSFGGGGGFHGGGGGGFHGGGGHR